Proteins from a single region of Corylus avellana chromosome ca11, CavTom2PMs-1.0:
- the LOC132165801 gene encoding uncharacterized protein LOC132165801 produces MEKPEAMFLVLFLATMSTHAHRHPPGANPGHGVAPLLGSLEKGPVPPSASNPGTYIPAAAMGSAVAHLLGSPEWGPIRPSDPNPGTYIPTAAAAMGPAVAPLLGSPEKGPLRPSAPNPGTYIPAAAAMGPAVAPLRGSLEKGPVPPSAPSPGTYIPAAAMGPPVAPLLGSLKKGLIPPPAPNGAYP; encoded by the coding sequence ATGGAGAAGCCTGAAGCTATGTTTCTCGTGCTATTCCTCGCGACCATGAGCACGCATGCGCATCGCCATCCACCTGGAGCCAACCCGGGTCACGGTGTTGCTCCTCTGCTGGGCTCCCTGGAGAAGGGCCCTGTTCCTCCATCGGCCTCAAACCCCGGCACGTATATACCTGCTGCTGCAATGGGTTCCGCCGTCGCACATCTGCTGGGCTCACCGGAGTGGGGTCCTATCCGTCCATCGGACCCAAACCCCGGCACATACATACCTACTGCGGCCGCTGCAATGGGTCCCGCCGTTGCACCTCTGCTGGGCTCACCGGAGAAGGGTCCTCTCCGTCCTTCGGCCCCAAACCCCGGCACATACATACCTGCTGCTGCTGCAATGGGTCCCGCTGTCGCACCTTTGCGGGGCTCCCTGGAGAAGGGCCCTGTTCCTCCATCGGCCCCAAGCCCCGGCACTTACATACCTGCTGCTGCAATGGGCCCACCTGTTGCACCTCTTCTGGGCTCACTGAAAAAAGGTCTCATTCCTCCGCCAGCGCCCAATGGCGCATACCCTTAA